One Patescibacteria group bacterium DNA segment encodes these proteins:
- a CDS encoding glycosyltransferase family 4 protein yields the protein MRLLMITRKVDKNDGLAGFTYNWIDRISSKAEKLFVICLEKGNIEGLGKNVKIFSLRNDKNSNNIVIRKIRDFIIFQKLVLQNIKKVDGVFCHMNPEYTIAVYPLAKIFNKKIVSWYAHKQITLRLKLMEKITDRILTPSKKSFRLFSKKVIITGHGIDIEKFKPKQENSKEKFVIISVGRISPTKDLETLVKAVDIAVNDFQAKNIVVKIIGAPGLKNHQSYYNALLKMVKAMNLSEHIKFYGEIANKDIPLMLAESDLFINLSNTGSVDKAVLEAMSCGVFVLTSNEAFIGILDEKQIIKQNDFKTLAKKIIEVKGQDFNKKKILKDRMRKMVKENHNINNLIEKVAEQFN from the coding sequence ATGAGATTATTAATGATAACGCGTAAAGTTGATAAAAATGACGGCTTGGCTGGTTTTACCTATAATTGGATTGACAGAATTAGCTCAAAGGCTGAAAAATTATTTGTGATTTGTTTGGAAAAAGGAAATATTGAGGGGCTTGGTAAAAATGTAAAAATTTTTTCTTTAAGAAATGATAAGAATTCAAATAATATTGTAATTCGTAAAATTAGGGATTTTATAATATTTCAAAAATTAGTTTTACAAAATATTAAAAAAGTTGACGGAGTTTTTTGCCATATGAATCCTGAATACACAATCGCTGTTTATCCGCTGGCTAAAATTTTCAATAAAAAAATTGTTAGCTGGTACGCGCATAAGCAGATTACTTTAAGATTAAAGTTAATGGAAAAAATCACTGACAGAATTTTAACGCCTTCCAAAAAATCATTTCGCTTATTTAGCAAAAAAGTTATTATTACAGGACATGGAATTGATATTGAAAAATTTAAACCAAAACAAGAAAATTCAAAAGAAAAATTTGTAATAATATCTGTTGGGAGAATTTCACCAACCAAAGACTTAGAAACCCTTGTTAAAGCCGTTGATATTGCAGTTAATGATTTTCAAGCAAAGAATATTGTCGTGAAAATAATCGGCGCTCCTGGTTTAAAAAATCATCAAAGTTATTATAATGCGCTTTTGAAAATGGTAAAGGCAATGAATCTTTCTGAGCATATAAAATTTTACGGTGAAATAGCAAATAAAGATATTCCGCTGATGCTGGCAGAATCTGATTTATTTATTAATCTAAGCAATACAGGCAGTGTTGATAAAGCAGTTTTAGAGGCAATGTCTTGCGGTGTTTTTGTTTTAACCAGCAATGAGGCTTTTATCGGCATCCTTGATGAAAAACAGATAATAAAACAAAATGATTTTAAAACACTTGCGAAAAAAATAATAGAAGTCAAAGGTCAAGATTTTAATAAAAAGAAAATATTAAAAGATAGGATGAGAAAAATGGTGAAAGAAAATCATAATATAAATAATTTAATAGAAAAGGTAGCGGAACAATTTAATTAA
- the lgt gene encoding prolipoprotein diacylglyceryl transferase, protein MFIHTYHPDPIMFSFGFFQFYWYGFFISLAIIVGIIVGQKLGKKYKIKQQKIFDLAVYIIVFGLLGARIYHIFIEANYYIQHPLSVFKFWQGGLAIHGAIIGGIIAGYFYSKKHKMNFLLNADIVAVSLALGQAIGRWGNYFNQELFGFSTSLPWGIPIDSFNKSFSVYQNFEYFHPAFLYESILNFLNFIFLLFLHKKKIANSCLSGRQAKLKILSNGNIFLIYILNYSVIRFVMEFIRVDETALIFGLRFPQVLSCLLFIFIVILLIIRIRNNHACRVR, encoded by the coding sequence ATGTTTATTCATACTTATCACCCAGATCCTATAATGTTTTCTTTTGGATTTTTTCAATTTTATTGGTATGGTTTTTTTATTAGCCTGGCAATAATAGTTGGAATAATTGTTGGGCAGAAATTAGGCAAAAAATATAAGATTAAACAGCAAAAAATTTTTGATTTAGCTGTCTATATAATTGTGTTCGGACTTTTAGGAGCTAGAATTTATCATATATTTATAGAAGCGAATTATTATATTCAGCATCCGTTAAGCGTTTTTAAATTTTGGCAAGGAGGGCTGGCAATTCACGGCGCGATTATTGGCGGAATTATAGCAGGCTATTTTTATTCCAAAAAACACAAAATGAATTTTTTGTTAAACGCTGACATTGTCGCCGTATCATTAGCTTTGGGACAGGCAATCGGTCGTTGGGGAAATTATTTTAATCAAGAGTTATTTGGTTTTTCAACCAGCTTGCCATGGGGAATTCCAATAGACAGTTTTAACAAATCATTTTCAGTGTATCAAAATTTTGAGTATTTTCATCCCGCGTTTTTATATGAGTCTATTTTGAATTTTTTAAATTTTATTTTTTTGCTTTTTTTGCACAAGAAAAAAATCGCAAATTCCTGCCTCTCCGGCAGGCAGGCAAAATTAAAAATATTATCTAACGGCAATATTTTTTTAATTTACATATTAAATTACTCTGTTATTCGTTTTGTAATGGAATTTATACGCGTTGATGAAACAGCCCTTATTTTTGGGTTGCGTTTTCCACAAGTTTTAAGTTGCTTGCTTTTTATTTTTATCGTGATATTATTAATAATAAGAATAAGAAACAACCATGCTTGTCGTGTCAGATAA
- a CDS encoding nucleoside-diphosphate kinase: MIHPKKERTLIVIKPDGIQRTLIGEIIKRYERTGLKLVGLKMLAPDVNLVEKHYLVDPEWMKKVGEKSILSYEKKGMKAPYSDPEKVGRKVLNNLKKYMTSGPVIAMVWEGNQAVGIVRKITGGTEPLTSDVGTIRGDLTIDAYQIADTDGRPIRNLIHASGETEEAKKEIALWFSKKELLDYRLIQEQILYDVNMDGVKE; encoded by the coding sequence ATGATACATCCAAAAAAAGAACGAACTTTGATTGTTATAAAGCCAGACGGTATTCAAAGAACATTAATCGGAGAAATAATAAAGCGCTATGAAAGGACTGGCTTAAAATTAGTAGGATTAAAAATGCTTGCGCCTGACGTGAATTTAGTTGAAAAACATTATTTAGTTGATCCAGAATGGATGAAAAAAGTTGGTGAAAAATCAATTCTTTCTTATGAAAAAAAAGGCATGAAAGCTCCGTATAGCGATCCTGAGAAAGTTGGAAGAAAGGTTTTAAATAATTTAAAGAAATATATGACCTCAGGGCCTGTAATTGCCATGGTTTGGGAAGGAAATCAAGCTGTTGGAATTGTTCGTAAAATTACCGGCGGAACAGAGCCGTTAACTTCTGATGTTGGGACAATCAGAGGCGACCTTACGATCGACGCTTATCAAATTGCTGACACAGATGGTCGTCCTATTAGAAATTTAATTCACGCGTCAGGAGAAACAGAAGAAGCAAAAAAAGAAATTGCGCTTTGGTTTTCAAAAAAAGAGCTGTTAGATTATCGCTTAATTCAAGAGCAAATTCTTTATGATGTTAATATGGACGGCGTGAAAGAATAA
- the ftsH gene encoding ATP-dependent zinc metalloprotease FtsH, whose translation MKNILKNFLIVLLVILMVAGFISLYAEPEQKVEKISIAKLVDEVNQEKVKEIVVKGNKLEIILLSDEKQKAQKEGVESVSAMFKNFGVSTEKLVKVNIVVEDESGAGFWMSSLLPYLIPLLLIGLFIFFMMRQVQGMNQKAMMFGKSKAKNVKGAGEKVTFKNVAGAREAKEELFEIVDFLKDHKKYTELGAKIPKGVLLLGAPGVGKTLLARAVAGEAGVPFFHISGSEFVEMFVGVGAARVRDLFNKAKKNAPSILFIDEIDAVGRRRGAGLGGSHDEREQTLNQILVEMDGFDQNDNVIVLAATNRPDVLDPALLRPGRFDRQVMIDLPDIGEREEILKVHSFKKPLEKNVSLREIAERTPGFSGADLENLLNEAAILTVRRHNKKVGHQEILDSIERVLIGPERKSHILGPEEKKITAYHEAGHALVAKKLPNPDPVHKVSIISRGKAAGYTIKLPSKDRKFNTRSKFIDELAVLVGGYISEKIHFDEITTGATNDLRQATKLCKKMITEFGMSKNLPPRTYGEQEEMIFLGKEIHEQKDYSEKTAEAIDLEISEMINDACATAEKIIKENKGKIEEIVKILLKKETIERKEFDSLFKKKKTEADLNPNKKLSE comes from the coding sequence ATGAAAAATATTTTAAAAAATTTTTTAATTGTTTTGTTGGTTATTTTAATGGTGGCGGGGTTTATTAGCTTATACGCTGAGCCAGAGCAAAAAGTTGAAAAAATCAGCATTGCTAAATTAGTTGATGAAGTTAATCAAGAAAAGGTTAAAGAAATTGTTGTTAAAGGCAATAAATTGGAAATTATTTTATTGTCAGATGAAAAACAAAAAGCGCAAAAAGAGGGCGTTGAATCAGTTTCAGCAATGTTTAAAAATTTTGGCGTTTCTACTGAAAAATTAGTAAAAGTAAATATTGTTGTTGAAGATGAATCAGGGGCTGGTTTTTGGATGAGCAGTCTTTTGCCATATTTAATTCCTTTGCTTTTAATTGGACTATTTATTTTTTTTATGATGAGGCAAGTTCAAGGAATGAATCAAAAAGCAATGATGTTTGGGAAAAGCAAGGCTAAAAATGTAAAAGGCGCTGGAGAAAAGGTAACTTTTAAAAATGTCGCAGGCGCGAGAGAAGCAAAAGAAGAACTTTTTGAAATAGTTGACTTTTTAAAGGATCATAAAAAATATACTGAGTTAGGCGCTAAAATTCCAAAAGGGGTTTTGCTTCTTGGAGCTCCGGGTGTTGGAAAAACATTGCTTGCGCGCGCTGTCGCCGGTGAAGCAGGCGTACCTTTTTTTCATATTTCTGGTTCAGAATTTGTTGAAATGTTTGTAGGAGTTGGAGCGGCTCGTGTTCGAGATCTGTTTAATAAAGCTAAAAAAAACGCGCCGTCAATTTTGTTTATTGATGAAATTGACGCTGTTGGCAGAAGGCGCGGAGCTGGTTTGGGCGGTTCGCATGATGAACGCGAACAGACTTTAAATCAAATATTAGTTGAGATGGACGGTTTTGACCAAAATGACAATGTTATAGTCTTAGCGGCCACTAACAGGCCTGATGTTTTAGACCCAGCGCTTTTACGCCCTGGAAGATTTGATAGACAAGTAATGATTGATTTGCCTGATATTGGCGAAAGAGAAGAAATTTTAAAAGTGCATTCTTTTAAAAAGCCTTTAGAAAAAAATGTTTCTTTAAGAGAAATAGCGGAAAGAACTCCTGGATTTTCAGGGGCTGATTTAGAAAATTTATTAAACGAAGCAGCAATACTTACTGTCCGTCGCCATAATAAAAAAGTCGGACATCAGGAGATTCTTGATAGCATTGAAAGAGTTCTAATAGGGCCAGAAAGAAAGAGCCATATTTTAGGGCCAGAAGAAAAAAAGATAACAGCTTATCATGAGGCAGGGCACGCATTAGTGGCAAAAAAATTGCCAAATCCGGACCCAGTTCATAAAGTTTCTATTATTTCCCGCGGTAAAGCAGCAGGCTACACGATTAAACTGCCGTCAAAAGACAGAAAGTTTAATACTCGTTCCAAATTTATTGATGAGCTTGCTGTTTTAGTAGGAGGCTATATTTCAGAAAAAATTCATTTTGATGAAATAACTACTGGAGCAACAAATGATTTAAGGCAAGCGACTAAATTATGCAAAAAAATGATTACGGAATTTGGAATGTCTAAAAATCTTCCGCCACGCACTTATGGCGAGCAGGAAGAAATGATTTTTTTAGGCAAAGAAATTCACGAACAAAAAGATTATAGCGAAAAAACAGCAGAAGCAATAGACTTGGAAATATCTGAAATGATCAATGATGCTTGCGCCACGGCTGAAAAAATCATTAAAGAGAATAAAGGAAAAATTGAAGAAATAGTAAAGATTTTATTAAAGAAAGAGACAATAGAAAGAAAAGAATTTGACAGTTTGTTTAAAAAAAAGAAAACAGAAGCTGATTTAAATCCAAACAAAAAATTAAGCGAATAA
- a CDS encoding glycosyltransferase: MKKTDHKKIIILQDYFLYKGGGERLIITLAKSLKADIVTSFIHQDAFNPRDYGIKTTELTKQGGFSHIPGFRFLKVQFSFLFKTKFLKNYDIVIYSGDCLNALRNAKNKINIAYIHTPPRHLYDNYKLRLSEYKFCKRQIFKIFALVNRIRFKCLTKKMNLLIANSKTVQARIKKYLNLNSVVIYPPCDVNRFKWAGQNDYYFSWARLYDVKRVDKIVEAFVKMPNKKLVVASGGPELKKIKKIAKGYDNIKILGWISDEKLLELLGNCIATIYIPLREDFGMSPVESMMAGKPTIGVDEGGIKETIIHKKTGVLLKPDFNINDIINAVKKMTPDIALKMRFDCETRAKLFSEENFINDMKKAIEKIIK, encoded by the coding sequence ATGAAGAAAACAGACCACAAAAAAATTATAATTTTGCAAGACTATTTCCTATATAAAGGCGGCGGCGAACGGCTGATAATAACTTTGGCAAAATCGCTAAAAGCTGATATTGTAACTTCATTTATTCATCAGGACGCTTTTAATCCGCGTGATTATGGAATTAAGACGACTGAGCTGACAAAGCAAGGCGGATTTTCCCATATTCCTGGATTTCGTTTTTTAAAAGTCCAGTTTTCTTTTTTATTCAAAACAAAATTTTTAAAAAATTATGATATTGTGATTTACAGCGGAGACTGCTTAAACGCTTTGCGCAACGCGAAAAACAAAATAAATATAGCTTATATACACACTCCGCCAAGGCATCTTTATGACAATTATAAATTACGTTTATCAGAATACAAATTTTGTAAACGCCAAATATTCAAAATTTTTGCCCTTGTTAATCGTATTCGTTTTAAATGTTTAACAAAAAAAATGAACCTGTTAATCGCGAATTCAAAAACCGTGCAAGCAAGAATTAAAAAATATCTAAATTTAAATTCAGTTGTTATTTATCCGCCTTGCGATGTTAATAGATTTAAATGGGCAGGTCAAAACGATTATTATTTTTCATGGGCGCGGCTTTATGATGTGAAAAGGGTTGATAAAATAGTTGAAGCCTTTGTTAAAATGCCTAATAAAAAATTAGTTGTCGCTTCTGGCGGGCCAGAATTAAAAAAAATTAAAAAAATAGCCAAGGGATATGATAATATTAAAATATTAGGATGGATTTCTGATGAAAAATTATTAGAATTATTAGGCAATTGCATTGCGACTATTTATATTCCTCTTAGAGAAGATTTTGGAATGAGTCCTGTTGAATCAATGATGGCTGGCAAACCAACTATTGGAGTGGACGAAGGCGGAATAAAAGAAACAATTATTCATAAAAAAACAGGTGTTTTATTAAAACCTGATTTTAATATTAATGATATCATCAACGCTGTTAAAAAAATGACTCCTGACATAGCTTTAAAAATGCGTTTTGATTGTGAAACTCGCGCCAAGCTTTTTTCAGAAGAAAATTTTATTAATGACATGAAAAAAGCAATAGAAAAAATTATAAAATAA
- a CDS encoding DUF262 domain-containing protein: MQKYSVNQYLISNILNWVQSKEIAIPEIQRPFVWNTIKVRDLMDSLYRGYPIGYIISWKNPDVCLKDGGLSAGKKILIDGQQRITALRATILGEKIVDQDYKEKRIYIAFNPIIEKFATLTPAIQRDAKWIHDISELMSKEGTLIRAVNEYCQKNPDVRKDLIEQNITRLLEIKNKQVGFIDLEAGLDIETVTEIFIRINSKGVVLSQADFAMSKIASYDTEDKFGVNLRKCIDYFAHLAKEPKFYKNIEENDKEFSNNTLYLQKIAWLKNINDDLYDPDYSDILRVSFTKEFERGKMSELVSLLSGRNFITKSFDQEIMEESFQKLKAGVLCFINKTNFERFVMIIKSCGFISRSLIRSQNALNFAYILYLKLKEQETRKRVNRKICSKMVCDVITNR; the protein is encoded by the coding sequence ATGCAAAAATATAGTGTAAATCAATATTTAATTAGCAATATTTTAAATTGGGTGCAATCAAAAGAAATTGCTATCCCAGAAATTCAGCGACCATTTGTTTGGAATACAATAAAAGTAAGAGATTTAATGGATTCACTTTATCGCGGTTATCCTATCGGATATATTATTTCTTGGAAAAATCCAGATGTGTGTTTAAAAGATGGTGGTTTATCAGCAGGCAAAAAAATTTTAATAGATGGTCAACAAAGGATTACAGCATTAAGGGCAACTATTTTGGGAGAAAAAATTGTTGATCAAGATTATAAAGAAAAAAGAATATATATTGCTTTTAATCCAATTATAGAGAAATTTGCCACTTTAACGCCGGCAATACAAAGAGACGCTAAATGGATTCACGACATTTCTGAATTAATGAGCAAGGAAGGAACTTTAATCAGAGCTGTTAATGAATATTGCCAAAAAAATCCTGATGTTAGAAAAGATTTAATTGAACAAAATATTACTCGCTTGTTAGAAATAAAAAATAAGCAAGTTGGTTTCATTGATCTAGAGGCAGGTTTAGATATAGAAACAGTTACGGAAATTTTTATTCGTATCAATTCAAAAGGAGTAGTGCTGAGCCAAGCAGATTTTGCTATGTCAAAAATTGCTTCTTATGATACGGAAGATAAATTTGGAGTTAATTTAAGAAAGTGTATTGATTATTTTGCGCATTTAGCCAAAGAGCCAAAATTTTATAAAAATATTGAAGAAAATGATAAAGAATTTAGCAATAATACATTATATCTACAAAAAATTGCTTGGTTAAAAAATATTAATGATGATCTTTATGATCCTGATTATTCTGATATCTTAAGGGTTAGTTTTACTAAAGAGTTTGAGCGAGGGAAAATGAGTGAATTAGTTAGCTTGCTTTCAGGCAGAAATTTCATAACCAAGTCATTTGATCAGGAAATAATGGAAGAATCATTTCAAAAATTAAAGGCAGGTGTTTTATGTTTTATAAATAAAACTAATTTTGAGAGATTTGTAATGATAATCAAGTCTTGTGGTTTTATTAGCAGAAGTTTAATCCGCTCACAAAATGCTTTAAATTTTGCTTATATTCTTTATCTTAAACTTAAAGAGCAAGAAACAAGAAAGCGCGTTAATAGAAAAATATGTTCAAAAATGGTTTGTGATGTCATTACTAACAGGTAG
- a CDS encoding thermonuclease family protein, protein MKKQFIILSILIFVFGLIPADFSSAENLTDRLKGRILLQVESNGEVWYINPDNSSRYFLGRPADAFNAMRELGLGISNKDFDSFNNVAPKRLSGKILLKIEDSGKAYYVNPIDLKMYFLGRPADAFQVMRNLGLGINNDNLEQIKISNNSNFVFIEKYYSVIKVIDGDTITVDIDGNNETLRLIGIDTPETVHPTKTVECFGIEASNKAKNLLTGKKVKLESDDTQGERDKYNRLLRYVFLEDGTNFNKLMINDGYAYEYTYFLPYKYQNEFKQAEQFARENKNGLWADGVCENYDPENSANNNEEVIIITECDCSGNLYNCSDYSTQVEAQSVYDCCIKKVGSDIHKLDADDDGVVCESLP, encoded by the coding sequence ATGAAAAAACAGTTTATAATTTTATCAATTTTAATTTTTGTTTTTGGGTTAATTCCTGCTGATTTTTCAAGTGCTGAAAATTTAACAGATAGATTAAAAGGGAGAATTTTATTGCAAGTTGAATCTAATGGCGAGGTGTGGTATATCAACCCTGATAATTCAAGTAGATATTTTTTAGGTCGTCCAGCAGACGCATTTAATGCAATGCGGGAGTTAGGATTGGGGATTTCAAATAAAGATTTTGATTCTTTCAATAATGTCGCGCCAAAAAGATTATCTGGCAAGATTTTGCTTAAAATTGAAGACAGCGGAAAAGCGTATTATGTTAATCCAATTGATTTAAAAATGTATTTTTTGGGCAGACCAGCGGACGCTTTTCAAGTAATGAGAAATTTGGGGCTTGGAATAAATAATGATAATCTTGAACAAATTAAAATATCAAATAATTCAAATTTTGTTTTTATTGAAAAATATTATTCTGTAATTAAAGTTATTGACGGCGATACAATAACTGTAGATATAGATGGCAATAATGAAACATTGCGACTTATAGGAATTGATACTCCTGAAACTGTTCATCCAACTAAAACAGTAGAATGTTTTGGTATAGAAGCGTCAAATAAAGCAAAAAATTTATTGACTGGGAAAAAAGTAAAATTAGAAAGTGATGATACGCAAGGAGAAAGAGATAAATATAATAGATTGTTAAGATATGTATTTTTAGAAGATGGAACAAATTTTAACAAGCTGATGATTAACGATGGTTATGCTTACGAATACACTTATTTTTTGCCATATAAATATCAAAACGAATTTAAGCAAGCAGAGCAATTTGCAAGAGAAAATAAAAATGGTCTTTGGGCTGATGGAGTATGCGAGAATTATGATCCAGAGAATAGCGCCAATAATAATGAGGAAGTGATAATTATTACAGAATGTGATTGCAGCGGCAATCTTTATAATTGCTCTGATTATTCAACTCAAGTAGAAGCTCAATCTGTTTATGATTGTTGCATTAAAAAAGTTGGAAGCGATATTCATAAATTAGACGCAGATGATGATGGCGTAGTGTGCGAAAGTTTGCCATAA
- a CDS encoding response regulator has product MQKQKVLLIEDDEMLLDMYNLKFLESGFDVFKASNGLDGYELAIKNKPDIILLDIILPQMDGFSVMEKLKKNEVTKNISVFFLTNLKQEEDVERGKKLGASGYLVKATLTPTQILEKVKQFLKIKK; this is encoded by the coding sequence ATGCAAAAACAAAAAGTACTTTTGATAGAAGACGATGAAATGCTTCTTGATATGTACAATTTAAAATTTTTAGAATCTGGATTTGATGTTTTTAAAGCTTCGAATGGATTAGACGGATATGAGTTAGCTATAAAAAATAAGCCTGATATTATTTTATTGGATATAATTCTTCCGCAGATGGACGGTTTTTCTGTAATGGAAAAATTAAAAAAGAATGAAGTTACAAAAAATATTTCAGTATTTTTTTTAACTAATTTAAAACAAGAAGAAGATGTGGAGCGAGGAAAAAAATTAGGAGCATCAGGCTATTTAGTAAAAGCAACTTTAACGCCGACACAGATATTAGAAAAAGTAAAACAATTTTTAAAAATTAAAAAATAA